The genomic segment TCCGCGCCCGCCGAAAGCTGAAGCGAGCCGGCGTCACGCCGGACGAATAAGCGTATGCAGAACGACTCAAACCCGCTCATTGAAGAGGCAGACGCCATCCTGAACGGGGAGTCGGAGCCTACGCCGGAGATGGCTACTGCGCTTGTCGAATGCACGGCGCAGATCGACTTCCCCCCACGGCTGGCCTATGAGGTCGCTCTGGGGGTGCAGTCCATTTCCCAGCTATCGGAACGCTACGGTATCCCGGTACCTGATTTGAAATTGCTTGTGAAGGCTCCGCATTTCAAAGGCTACGTTGCGGCATTCACGAACGATATCAAGGAGCACGGCCTCGGCTTCCGTATGCGCGCCAGACTGGCGGCGGAGGACGCCCTCGGTGTCGCCATGGAGATACTCAAGGACGATAGTATAGATCCCGAGACACGCCGTAAGGTGAGCGCGGATATCGTGAAATGGGCGGGATTGGAGCCGACCAAGGAAAAGCAATCCGATAGCGCACCCCCGGTTAACATCCAAATCAATCTCTAATGGCCGAACCTGTAAGCATCACTTACAAGTCCCCCCACCCGGTTGCGAAACAAAGCGGGGCAAAGGGCGAGGGCGTATTGACAGCCTCTGCTACGGCCTGCTATACTGCGCCCATGCCTGCCGTAATGAGAAGTTATCGTCTCCGCGCCTACCCCAATGGGGCGCAAGTCCGCATGCTGAACCAGTGGTTCGGCGCGGCTCGCTGGCTGTGGAACTATTCGCTGGCATCGCGCACGAAAGCCTATCAGCGGCGTAAGGAATCGTTGACCAGTATTGACATTTCCCGCCGGCTCACCAAGCTCAAGACCCTCCCCAAATACGCCTGGCTTTCGGCCCCACCGGCCACCTGCCTGACGCAGACCCTGCGCGACCAGGATGCCACCTTCCGGCATTTCTTCCGCCGTGTGAAGGCGGGCGAGAACCCCGCCGGCTATCCGCGCTTCCGCCCCCGTCATGAGCACACGACTTCCCTGCGCTTCCAAGGCGTGAGTCTGCCGAAGTGGGTGAAGGGCACCGTATCGCTCCACAAACTCGGTGCGGTGAAGCTGGCTGAACCCCTACCCAATGTGCAGCGCCCGGACACGGTGACGCTCAAGCGTGAGTCGGATGGGCGCTACTACATCACCTTCAGCGCGAAAGTGGAAGTCGCGCTGTTGCCGGTAACAAACCGCGTTATCGGCGTGGACCTTGGCCTGACGCACCTTGCCACACTCAGCGACGGCACGAAGATCGAGAACCCCAGGCACTACCGCGCTCGGCTGCGCTACCTGCGCCAGCAACAGCGGTGCCTGTCCCGCCGTCAGAAAGGCTCGAAGAGGCGGGAGCGCCAGCGTCTCAAGGTCGCCCGCATCCATGCCAAGATCAGGGCGCGGAGCCAATACACCGCCCACCAATTCACGACCCGCCTGGTCCGCAACTTCGATGTAATCGCCGTCGAGGACTTGGCCGTCAAGAACATGATTCGTCACCCCCGGCTGGCCCGCTCGATTGCGGATGCCGGTTGGGGAGAAATCACGCGCCAGCTTGAATACAAGTGCGCGTGGTATGGCCGCACGCTGGTCAAAGTGGATCGCTGGTTCCCCAGCTCCAAGACTTGCTCGGCGTGTGGGCATAAACTCGAACGACTCGCGCTGTCCGTGCGCGGCTGGACCTGCCCCGACTGCGGGGCGATCCATGACCGCGACATCAACGCGGGGCAAAATATTCTGCTGGCAGGCATGTCGCAGATTGGCGGTCGTGAAGACCGCGACCTGCGCAGGGAGGGGGGAGCGCTGGCCGGCGACGGCGAAACTGCCCCCGATGAACTGCGAACCGGGCAAATAGCGAGCGAGCTATTTAGCAACGGATTCAACCAGATCAACCTATGACCGGATCGCTGGACATCATATACCAATCCCCCGGACCTATCGCGTCAGCTTTCGCGCGGTGCGAAACTCCGTGGCAGCTTATCGTCGGGCCGTTCGGATCGGGCAAATCGATCGCCTGCATCATGAAGATTCTGCGCTTGTGTGCCACACAGAATTTTTCACCGGATGGTATACGACGCTCACGATGGGCAGTTGTCCGTAACACCAACCAGCAATTGACGGACACCACGCTGAAATCGTGGCGTGAATGGATCATAGAAGGTCGAATGGGTGAATGGCATGAGGTGCGACGGACGTGGGTGTTGAAATTCAATGACATCGAGGCCGAGATCATGTTTCGTGCCCTGGATAAGCCGGAGGACAAGGCAAAGCTGTTGTCGATGGAGCTTACCGGCGCGTGGGTGAACGAGTTTCGTGAGGTGCCATTGGACCTTATGGGCGACCTGTACGACCGCACACGCCGCTTTCCTAACCCCAAGCGCGTAGGATCCAACTGGTACGGCATCATCGGCGACACAAACGCCCCTGTCGAGGGCGGTGACTACTATAAGATGTTCGAGCACGGTATGGACTTGAGTGTTACGCGGTACAATAGCGACTACTCACGCATCGTTACGACCCGTCCGGATGACCGAGACGTTAGCGAAGCGCCCTTTACCAGTGTATTCTGGCAGCCGAGTGGGGTGTCCCCGGTCGCGGAGAACATCAAGAACATGGCGCCGGGGTATTATGAGGACATGATCCGCAAGCCGAACACCTCACCGGATGGCGTGAACGTCTCAGTCCATGCAAAGTATGCAACCTCTCTATCGG from the Candidatus Macondimonas diazotrophica genome contains:
- a CDS encoding RNA-guided endonuclease InsQ/TnpB family protein → MRSYRLRAYPNGAQVRMLNQWFGAARWLWNYSLASRTKAYQRRKESLTSIDISRRLTKLKTLPKYAWLSAPPATCLTQTLRDQDATFRHFFRRVKAGENPAGYPRFRPRHEHTTSLRFQGVSLPKWVKGTVSLHKLGAVKLAEPLPNVQRPDTVTLKRESDGRYYITFSAKVEVALLPVTNRVIGVDLGLTHLATLSDGTKIENPRHYRARLRYLRQQQRCLSRRQKGSKRRERQRLKVARIHAKIRARSQYTAHQFTTRLVRNFDVIAVEDLAVKNMIRHPRLARSIADAGWGEITRQLEYKCAWYGRTLVKVDRWFPSSKTCSACGHKLERLALSVRGWTCPDCGAIHDRDINAGQNILLAGMSQIGGREDRDLRREGGALAGDGETAPDELRTGQIASELFSNGFNQINL